A stretch of Ipomoea triloba cultivar NCNSP0323 chromosome 11, ASM357664v1 DNA encodes these proteins:
- the LOC115997027 gene encoding protein LUTEIN DEFICIENT 5, chloroplastic: MAASSVPMLQFPAQSLHSKSPSSTTFRSFTFSLPKLTGNSGRYSVIRCSSSSGRKPDGYSADKEVKTVEKILEEKRRAELSARIASGEFTVEQSEIPSILVDGLSRLGVPKGFLEFLSKMLGGSEAYPQIPEAKGSIKAIRSEAFFIPLYELYLTYGGIFRLTFGPKSFLIVSDPSIAKHILKDNSKAYSKGILAEILDFVMGKGLIPADGEIWRVRRRAIVPALHQKYVAKMIGLFGQATDRLCSKLDAAASDGEDMEMESLFSRLTLDIIGKAVFNYDFDSLSVDAGIVEAVYTVLREAEDRSVAPIPFWEIPIWKDFSPKLKKVNTALKLINDTLNDLIAICKRMVDEEELQFHEEYMNEQDPSILHFLLASGDDVSSKQLRDDLMTMLIAGHETSAAVLTWTFYLLSKEPSVVAKLQDEVDSVLGDRYPTIEDVKKLKYTTRVINESLRLYPQPPVLIRRSLEDDVLGKYPIKRGEDIFISVWNLHRSPNHWEDADKFNPERWSIDGPNPNETNQNFSYLPFGGGPRKCIGDMFATFETVVAVAMLIRRFEFQLAIGAPPVEMTTGATIHTTQGLKMTVTRRIRPPVVPTLEMPLLEVGSSADVSDITDKKGEVSAARSSV, from the exons ATGGCAGCTAGCTCCGTTCCAATGCTCCAATTCCCAGCGCAATCCCTTCATTCTAAGTCCCCTTCTTCCACCACTTTCAGATCCTTTACTTTTTCACTTCCAAAATTAACTG GAAATTCAGGGAGGTATAGTGTAATCCGGTGTTCTTCTTCGAGTGGAAGAAAGCCGGATGGTTATTCCGCGGACAAGGAAGTGAAGACGGTCGAGAAGATTCTAGAAGAGAAACGGAGAGCAGAGTTGTCGGCTCGTATTGCTTCCGGGGAATTTACTGTTGAGCAATCTGA GATTCCATCAATCCTCGTCGATGGGCTATCGAGATTGGGTGTTCCTAAGGGGTTTCTTGAATTTTTGTCTAAAATGCTGGGCGGCAGTGAAGCATATCCTCAGATTCCGGAGGCAAAAGGATCTATTAAGGCCATTAGGAGTGAAGCCTTTTTCATCCCACTGTATGAGCTTTACCTCACTTATGGTGGAATATTCAGATTGACATTTGGCCCCAAG TCTTTCTTAATTGTATCAGATCCTTCTATTGCCAAACACATATTAAAAGACAATTCAAAGGCTTATTCCAAg GGTATCCTAGCTGAAATTTTGGATTTTGTAATGGGGAAGGGACTCATCCCTGCGGATGGGGAGATATGGCGTGTCAGGCGGCGTGCTATTGTTCCAGCATTGCACCAGAAG TATGTAGCAAAAATGATTGGCTTGTTTGGACAAGCAACCGATAGATTGTGTAGTAAACTCGATGCTGCCGCATCGGATGGAGAAGATATGGAGATGGAGTCCCTTTTCTCACGCTTAACACTGGATATCATTGGAAAAGCTGTATTCAATTATGACTTTGATTCATTAAGTGTTGATGCTGGTATAGTTGAG GCTGTATATACTGTCTTGCGTGAAGCAGAAGATCGAAGTGTTGCACCAATTCCATTTTGGGAGATTCCCATATGGAAAGACTTTTCACCTAAGCTGAAAAAGGTCAACACAGCACTCAAGTTGATAAATGACACTCTGAACGATCTGATTGCGATATGTAAG AGGATGGTAGATGAAGAAGAGTTACAGTTTCATGAGGAATACATGAACGAACAAGATCCTAGTATTCTCCATTTTCTGTTGGCATCAGGGGATGAT GTCTCAAGCAAGCAACTTCGTGATGATTTGATGACCATGCTTATAGCTGGACATGAAACATCGGCTGCAGTGCTGACTTGGACATTCTATCTTCTTTCCAAG GAACCTAGTGTTGTGGCCAAGCTTCAAGATGAG GTTGATTCAGTCCTAGGTGACCGATATCCAACCATTGAAGATGTGAAGAAACTCAAATATACTACTCGAGTGATTAATGAA TCTTTGCGACTTTATCCACAGCCACCCGTCTTGATTCGCCGTTCTCTTGAGGATGATGTACTTGGAAAATACCCAATTAAAAG GGGCGAAGATATATTCATTTCTGTATGGAACTTACACCGGTCCCCCAACCATTGGGAAGATGCTGATAAGTTTAATCCCGAAAGATGGTCTATAGATGGACCTAATCCAAATGAAACAAACCAAAATTTCAG TTACTTGCCATTTGGTGGAGGCCCAAGGAAGTGTATTGGAGACATGTTTGCCACATTTGAG ACAGTAGTTGCAGTTGCCATGCTTATTCGAAGATTTGAATTTCAACTTGCTATTGGAGCTCCACCT GTTGAGATGACGACAGGGGCAACAATTCACACTACACAAGGTTTAAAGATGACCGTGACACGGAGGATAAGACCTCCAGTGGTTCCAACATTGGAGATGCCACTACTGGAGGTAGGTTCCTCGGCAGATGTCTCAGACATAACAGATAAAAAAGGTGAGGTCTCTGCTGCGAGATCTTCAGTGTAG